The following are encoded in a window of Verrucomicrobiia bacterium genomic DNA:
- a CDS encoding glycoside hydrolase family 127 protein has protein sequence MKHLTITLTAWGMLTGLVGAAQSQDYPYQPVPFTAVTVQDSFWSPRFETNRHVTVWYDFKKCEETGRIDNFAKAGGLMPGSFQGIPFDDSDVYKVIEGAAYILAMQPDPKLDKYLDELITKIAAAQEPDGYLYTARRLFPPDKMPAMSGPTRWSNLKDSHELYNVGHLYEAAVAHFQATGKRSLLNVALKNADFLCETFGPGKVQYPPGHQEIEIGLVKLYRVTGEKKYLNLAKYLLDIRGRPETHKLYGPYSQDHVPVIEQKEAVGHAVRAGYMYSGMADVAAITGERAYIDAIGRIWEDVVSGKMHLTGGIGARPEGEAFGNKYELPNKTAYLETCAAIANALWNHRMFLLHGDTKYLDVLERVIYNGFLSGVSFSGDRFFYPNPLEADGRTKFNHGSNERQAWFGCSCCPVNVVRFIPSIAGYIYALRGNNAYVNLFIGGSGEMEINGQKVRLEQTTRYPWEETVRITVKPQRATRFALHVRIPGWARQQPVPSDLYRYLDEPANNAAPRLTVNRRSQPLQLDKGFAVIDRTWRSGDVVELTLPMPPRRVVAHPAVKDNEGRVAIERGPVVYCAEALDNGGRALNLVLDDQAPLRTEWRPGLLHGVTVVKARGQAVTRATDGRVVTQPTEIMLVPYYAWNHRGVGEMTVWLPRTPDRAQVPPPPTLAGMSKVSASHVWHLDTAAAAHDGLEPKNSGDHDIPRLTFWDHRGTQEWVQYDFPQTATVAATEVYWFDDTGRGSCRVPAAWRVLYRDGQAWKAVQTENEYTVRKDAYNKVTFAPVTTTALRLEIQLQPGYSAGLLEWKVSPKP, from the coding sequence ATGAAACATCTAACCATCACCCTGACGGCGTGGGGCATGCTCACCGGGCTTGTTGGCGCTGCCCAGTCCCAGGATTATCCCTATCAACCGGTTCCCTTCACCGCGGTGACCGTGCAGGATTCCTTTTGGTCTCCGCGTTTCGAAACCAACCGTCATGTGACGGTCTGGTATGACTTCAAGAAATGCGAGGAGACCGGCCGCATTGATAATTTTGCCAAGGCGGGCGGCCTCATGCCGGGGTCCTTCCAAGGGATCCCCTTTGATGACTCCGACGTGTACAAGGTCATCGAGGGCGCGGCATACATCCTGGCCATGCAGCCGGATCCCAAATTGGACAAATATCTGGACGAGCTCATCACCAAGATTGCCGCCGCCCAGGAACCGGATGGATACTTGTACACCGCCCGGCGGCTCTTCCCGCCAGACAAAATGCCGGCGATGTCCGGGCCGACCCGATGGAGCAACCTTAAGGACAGTCATGAATTGTATAATGTGGGACATCTTTATGAGGCCGCCGTGGCCCATTTCCAGGCCACAGGCAAACGCTCCCTCCTCAACGTGGCCCTTAAAAACGCGGATTTTCTCTGCGAGACGTTTGGCCCAGGCAAGGTGCAATACCCGCCGGGGCATCAGGAAATTGAAATCGGCCTCGTCAAACTCTATCGCGTGACGGGTGAGAAAAAATACCTCAACCTGGCCAAATACCTGTTGGACATCCGCGGCCGCCCGGAAACGCACAAGCTCTACGGCCCATACAGCCAGGACCATGTGCCGGTCATTGAGCAAAAAGAGGCCGTGGGCCATGCCGTCCGCGCCGGCTATATGTACTCCGGCATGGCGGACGTGGCCGCCATTACCGGGGAGCGGGCTTACATTGATGCGATTGGCCGCATCTGGGAGGACGTGGTCTCCGGCAAGATGCATTTGACGGGCGGCATTGGAGCCCGCCCGGAGGGAGAGGCGTTTGGCAATAAATACGAGCTGCCCAATAAAACGGCCTATTTGGAAACCTGTGCGGCCATCGCCAACGCCCTGTGGAACCATCGCATGTTCCTGCTGCACGGCGACACCAAATACCTCGACGTTTTGGAACGTGTCATCTACAACGGTTTCTTGTCCGGGGTTTCCTTCAGCGGGGATCGCTTCTTTTACCCCAATCCGCTGGAAGCCGATGGGCGCACGAAATTCAACCACGGCTCCAATGAACGGCAGGCCTGGTTTGGCTGCTCCTGCTGTCCGGTGAACGTGGTGCGTTTCATCCCTTCGATCGCCGGTTACATCTACGCCCTGCGCGGCAATAACGCTTACGTGAACCTGTTCATCGGCGGCAGTGGAGAGATGGAAATCAACGGACAAAAAGTGCGTCTGGAACAAACCACCCGCTATCCCTGGGAAGAAACCGTCCGCATCACCGTCAAGCCGCAACGTGCCACCCGCTTTGCCCTGCACGTGCGCATTCCCGGCTGGGCCCGTCAACAACCCGTACCCAGTGATTTGTACCGCTACCTGGACGAGCCGGCCAACAACGCCGCGCCCCGCCTGACCGTCAACCGCCGCTCCCAGCCGCTGCAATTGGACAAGGGATTTGCGGTCATTGACCGCACCTGGCGCAGTGGCGACGTCGTGGAGTTGACCCTGCCCATGCCGCCGCGTCGTGTCGTGGCTCATCCGGCGGTGAAGGATAATGAAGGCCGGGTGGCCATCGAACGCGGCCCCGTGGTGTATTGCGCGGAAGCCTTGGACAACGGAGGCCGCGCCCTCAATCTGGTGTTGGATGATCAGGCCCCGCTGCGCACGGAATGGCGGCCGGGTTTGTTGCATGGGGTGACGGTGGTCAAGGCCCGCGGCCAGGCGGTCACACGTGCCACCGACGGCCGCGTGGTCACTCAACCCACGGAAATTATGTTAGTCCCCTATTACGCCTGGAATCACCGCGGCGTCGGCGAAATGACTGTCTGGCTCCCCCGCACTCCAGATCGCGCCCAGGTGCCCCCGCCCCCCACCTTGGCAGGTATGAGCAAAGTGTCTGCTTCGCACGTCTGGCACCTGGATACGGCCGCCGCCGCCCATGACGGCCTGGAGCCTAAAAATAGTGGGGATCATGATATTCCCCGCCTGACCTTCTGGGATCACCGCGGCACGCAAGAATGGGTCCAGTATGACTTTCCCCAAACCGCCACCGTGGCAGCCACGGAAGTTTATTGGTTTGATGATACCGGCCGGGGCAGTTGTCGTGTCCCCGCTGCCTGGCGTGTGCTTTACCGCGACGGGCAAGCGTGGAAGGCCGTCCAGACTGAAAATGAATACACTGTTCGCAAGGACGCTTACAACAAGGTGACCTTCGCACCGGTGACCACCACCGCCTTGCGGCTCGAAATCCAGCTTCAGCCCGGTTACTCCGCCGGCCTGCTGGAATGGAAAGTTTCTCCCAAGCCTTGA